DNA from Plectropomus leopardus isolate mb chromosome 11, YSFRI_Pleo_2.0, whole genome shotgun sequence:
acaaatgaatattatAATGTAAAGTATCTGCACTACTGCTATTTTGTTTAAGGTACTGTTGTACTATATTTTGTATACTTTTTAACACCAAAATGTTAACTGTCTGCAATAACAATATAAGTGACTTTATTTTAGATAAAACACTGGATGTGCTTAGCAAGAACAATAAATGTCAATACAACCTTTTGAAAAACTGGCtgcctgtttttattgtttgtacagacagaaattacaaaacaaatgtacattACAGCCATAATTGCTTTTGAGGAGACATTCACCTTTCCTCCCGAGAGTTTATGTAACGTGGCATGCACACCGTACCGACATGCAAAAGATATCATTTAACTTTCGTTAACatcaaaaatgatgcaaatacAAATATCTCATTCAAAGCAATGCAGTACATTTATCGACGCCGAGCACGTGGTGAAGCTGCAGCTTCATAAGATATAAATAAGGCcgtaacatgtttttaaacataaaaatgtgaaaatgggatcatgataaaaaaaaggtttgcttAATATTATATAGTATTATACCAATAGCTATGTGTAAGACAAAATGTTTATATTCAAAATCAAGGTAGAGGTGAACAAACAGGTGAAAAAAGAGGTAAACGTGCGACTCAGTACAAGCAGCTGGGAGTATTACTACAGTATTAAGATAACAGTCGGCAGAAATCCCCAAAAGTCATCATCAAACTAATCTTGGTGTAAATCtgctttcacaagaaaaactgaGCCTGTTGACATCCTGGCGATGAAGTATGTTTACGGGGCTCAACAGATCGAGTCTGACCGCAGTACTTCACATCTTACATACTCTCCCTTGATACTAGTTTAAAAAGTCCCATGATGCCACTTGTTTTCAAAGTACCACAACACTACAGCACAATGTTctccagacaaaaaaaacaaaagtttaaaaaatgacagtacaGCCTACgttaaagtataaaaagttaaaagggagtgaaatgacattaaaatctggtgaaaaagaaatgtagCTACACGTTTTGCTACAATTCAAAGTTCTGCAATATAATAAAACAGTAGCAGAgtgagtaaaataaatacataaaaaaatgtttctgtgtttaaattaataaaaaacctCCAGAAAGGTTCAGCAAGAAAAAGCTAATGTGGAGAACACCAAAGGGGGGAAAGGCTTTGACGTGTGCACAGTTCAGAGAGTAATGAACaaatcaaaatcttaaaaaagactaaataatgtgtgtgacattttggaaattcAAAAGGCACCAAAtgtagaaattaaaaaagcttGAGAATCACTGTGGAGCTACAAGTGTATAAATTCATTTCTAGTTTAAGCTTAATTTCTCCTGGAAAAGGAAGAATAATGAAAGAGGCACTAGAAGAGTCACAGTGATGCCATCATGTCGCGGGGGttttaaagcagcttttgtttttttttttttctcacaaggCTTAATTGGACCAGTGAGGgtgacatttttagattttaactGTATAGTTATGATCATAAGTCACTATCAGCATGCAATCAGAAAAGCTCTTTAGGCTAAAACATGCCTTAAAAAACTGACCTAATTAGACTTTTGAGAGGTTGACAGTTATAATGTGTCCATGCTTTATCAGCAGTGGGCCTCTTTTCAGAACCTGGCTGTTCTCTAactaattaaatgtaaatttaaaggggaacaccacccAAATTAAGAGTTTCAGTACGTTATTTCCATGGTCTAGGaaagtttaatcaatatttgtgaacacaAGCTACTCTTTAAGAGATAAGTCTCAAACGTGCGATGTCATAAAGgctgaagctgctctgtagaCGACGAATGGGAGACTGAATTTGTGGAACCACAGATCGTTTGTTTTCGGTTTCAAATTATCCATTGTAGTGTTTTCAGttctaaaacagaaaatgtactgaAACAGAACAATGTTATCTAGAACATCTTTCCTAATTCATCATCAATGGTGCAACTCCAGACTTTaggacatcacaaatttgagtttcagCTCTCTAGTTTTTAGATTTGGGAGAAAGTTGCTCATATTTACTCATATTTCTGGACTGTCTTAGACCCTTGGAATAaccagaaatttgaaaatgggTGTAGCTCCCCTTCacgttgtttttttaagttattttctatCTAACCTGTGTCACAGTGGGCCTGAAACAAGCTGATCTCAGTCTCTGAAATAAGTCTAAATTTACACGAGCAGAAGCAACATTCATTTAGCATTGTCCTTTAGGTCTTTGGAACATCTAGCTATTCCTGCTCATGCCCCACAGATTTCTGTGACAGTGATGTGgctaaaaagaaacaaacacacctacaaaaaaaacaaataaggaatGCACTACATATTGGACCCAAAATGATGAGAGCAAAGCACAAACGGTGATCCTGGTGTCCACACTGATACATGGCTTCTGATGGATGCATGCAAACTCAGATCTCACACATTTGCATACAGAGACTCAAATCATTGtactttgcttcttttcttAAGAATACCTTGCCTGCAAAATGACAACTTGTGTATCAATTACTGTTGTGTGTTACCTTTAGTTCATGCAGAAAACTTGTAAAACATTCTttataaattaaagtaaaactaGACCATGTTTAATAGCgaaacaatattaaaaactctcacacaactcgtgctgTATAATCCAAACCTCATTTATCCAGgtgtatgctcagtgcttcccaaacattcattttgactaaaacattacaatataaaacacttgTTCCTATGAGTAGCACACCCTGAGCGTGCCTGAGCAGGTGCATGCATACGAGCTCTGCTTCAGCAGAGTGCATGTTTGTATTGACGTGTTTTAAACTGCAATACTTCagtgaaaatgcatttgtttgttaagtactgagcatacagtTGCatagacttggattatactgctcATTTTGGgagagtttgtaaattgatgtcttatttacttcaattcatggaggatattgcattttttttctctgtaaaccGTGgatgcatgcaagaaaaacagttcCTAGACAAATTCAACTCAGCAGTGGTTGAATATTTGATATACAAACTGTCATTTTctggtgaagtattcttttacaAAGCGTGCACATTAACGTAAAACTTAAGTTAAAAGGCATTCAAAGTTTTTCAtagactttttttgtcctttcaagAAATTGTTGCCTCGTCATCAGTATTTTTAGAGTCAGTGCCGTTCCATCACATACCGTTTCCTTCAGTCTGTGTGCTGCGTCTATTTGAGCCGCTGAATTAGTGTGTGCGTCAGTCCCAGGCTGAGCAGCTGGAGGGTGGACAGCTGGGCAAAGTGAGGGaaagttttcagcagtttctcCCAGGTCAGTTCCAGAAGGCTGGGCACCACCAACCACACTTTGTACAAAGAGCCCGTCCTCCTGTTCCCGGACATGTTGACGACACCGCCGTGGACGTACATGCAGCCAGCCTGACGGGGGAGAGAAGAAGCAGaaattagagctgcaacaattagtgaGTTGCATTAGTTAGTTAGTCTGTCTCAGAGGACTGATCATTTCAAAGTTAAGAGGAATGATTGTGATCAATGTTGAATCTTTTTATGGTTTACatgttcagatttatttttaattctgttaGATCAGCTAGTAAATgctaactttgtttttttttcaacctggaccctatttgtCGTTGTTTTATCTAAATAACTAATGAcggaaaatgtttttcaaatcgGTCCAGTACTAAGCGAGAGGGCTGCAGATGGCAGCGGTGAATCTGTCTGCAATGTAACAACTTTGGGGCAGCACGTACACACCGTCAATTATCGTCCattgaaagtgtttgttttttgccactgacaggctcagattattatgaTGTGTCAACACTTCTGAAAGGATCCATACAATGATAGACTTTGTTAAAGaataatatctttatttatatataataataactattattactattattaattattattaattattatttattattattattattattctattattatgAGCAACTATGTTGACAATTGGTGAATCCTTTGTGTTAGGAATTGCTTACTTTATATCTTTgtaaacagattatttttgatattgGTGAAACTAGTCAAGACATCTGAGGATGCCACCCTGGGCTCCTGGAAGCTTCAAtggacattttttgtaattattttttgatatttaaagacTCAACAATTAATCCACTAATAGAAACAATCGGCCTAATTGATAAGAGCTTGACTGATATGGATTTTTAAAGGCcaatataatgataatgattGGAATAAAAAAAGCTGATAGCTAATTGACTGGCCAATTTCAAGTTGACATATTGTTTGACAGGGTTGAGAAAATTCTATTTCTTATTTGAAACAAGATACGTTTAAGTGGAGTCCTTtcgtattttcaaaatatttttttaatggttcataaaacataaaaaacatccaTGACTGGACCATGCATACAATGAGTTAAATTTGAAACAGTATGTGCTGGCATTTACTCCGTCACCAACTTATTCTCCTTCCAGCATGTGGTGGTGATTAATCTGTTGTTGCGGctcagcaaaaaatgtcatgtttatacttgttaaccctttgaagcctgagcaaatggcttgatatttttcaaaaacatggcaatgagcaacttaagaagaaatcacccaaaaataagcaagaaattttTAGAAAGTAGCAAAAGTAAATAGTagaataaaaattcaaataaatgaaaaacctggaaaagtaaaaacaacacacaaggaaatgaccccaaaacacCGCTTTAAAATTgtagtatttttgaaaaatgatttaaaatattttttgataattataaatatagctccCTGAGCATTATTacgagctttttttttaaaagttattttccaaatctacCAATATCTTACTTACTAatttataggacatttctttccaagttgctctttgcccttttctcaatgtttttgaaggaaatcaaaccatttgTCAGGGCCGAAGTGTTTTAATGCTTGcgagaggcatctgaatgcagcaaaagaaaagtgatgttgatccaggtttcatattgttaaaatgaaaaacagtacACTTCTTTGCAGTCACACAGCAGAGGGGACctgctttctctggagctgtacCCACTGACCATCAAACACAACCCCCCGTATGTCCTCATGTGACTGCTTGAGGCTGCGCAGTTATGGCCACTATGAAACCCAAGTTCAGCCACTAATGATAGTTTGTGAAACGTTCAAACGGCAACAGTTTAAGcactaaaaatcaaaaagaatcAACCTCTAATTGACAATGACAATAATGATTACTTGCAGCCCTACAGAGCATAAAACTGGTTTCTATCTCCgttttcatctcttttctcGCCCGCTGCACAGAAACAATCTGCTGGCCGAGTTAGATGCAAACGTATGAATGATAATTTACTAACCGGAGTGACTGCAGCGCAGTGAAAGTAGGCCGGCTCGGGCATAGCGGCAGGCAGCTTGGTCCACTGAAACGTCTGCAGGTTGATCTTCCACAGGTCGGACAGGATCATCTCTCCGTTATAACCCCCACATATAAACACCTCTGGAGCAAGAAACAGGGCGAGACAcggtttaaaataaaaagaaaaccacaaatattTCAGAGATGTGTGTCCAGATAATGCTCTGTGAAATACTTCTCACCATCTTTGACCTGCACACAGCTGTGACAACGGCGGGCAGCAGGATATCCTGTCAtgataatgacaaataaagtaaattcAATGTGTGGGCTTCAATTACttcattcagcaaaaaaaaaaaaaaaaagctgaacatAAATCACAAACCTATTTTTTCATGGGGTTTGGTGACTATTTCCTCCCAGTAATTTGTCTCCAAGTTATATGCGTGAATCTGATGGAGACAAACAGTATTATAAATAAAGGAGTAGAACACtatttttctgtcagattttgtgtatgtgcttgtTCCTCTCACCTTATCCAGGGGATATGACGTCCAAGAAGTCCCACCTCCTAAAATGTATATTCTCTGTCCATCATGAGCTAGTTCATGTCTGTACCTGTGAAATCATGCATTCATTGTCAGTGTAGTTTTATTAATATTCTAGTGATTTACTATCAGTCACAAATACTGTAGTTTGTAAAGGGACAGCTCcagccaaaatcaaaaatacatgtaatcTCTTATTGTGGTGctatttctaataataatagtaataataattattaactttatctatagagcacttttcataaaaggaatgcagctcaaagatcttcagaataaaaataatttaaaaaagcaacacaaaaaacaagatcaTATAATCAAAAGACAGGTGGTGATAAACAAgatataaaagtcaaagtaataAGTATGGAGACCAGTAAGTAAAATAAgagaattaataaaataataattttagaatTCCATTAATTAAAAGCCAGTCTAGATAAATAGGTTTTcagctgtcattaaaaaatgagcCTGCTTCTCTTACAGCTTTTGGAGGGGTATTCCATAATTTTGGAGCTTAATTTAACAAGAGCTGCGCTGCctattttcttgtgtgtatttaaaaacccaGCAGCAGAAATTAAGTAGAAATACAGGCGAGAGgaaaaaattttgattttggagtgaactgtccctttaacagtGCGTGCGCTGTCTGACCTCTCTTCAGGTAGATCTAAGGGCGAGTTGTTGGGTTTCAGGTGGGTCCACTCTCTAGTGGTCAGGTCCAGCCTGTGCAGGTCCGTGCTGTAAAGGTAGCCTGTTGTCCCGCCAAACACGTAGAGGTAGCCATTTATGATGACCATCGCCTGGAAACGGACGAGAGTTAGAGCTGATTGTTGAAAGCTACATACAGTTCTCAAAGAGTTATTTATAAACGGTGAGACTGGGTCATATTTCGGGTCTTTATATCTAAGCTGGCTGTTCAGAGGCATCACTGTTACCTGTCCGTAGATCTTGTTGGGTTTCTTTCCTCTGCAGTTGAGCAGGTTCCATCGTTTGTACTGAACATTGCAAACGTGGACGTCGTTGCCGTTGTTTTCACCAAACGGAATCCCAGTGCCACCAAAAACGAGCAGGTTGTTTCCATGTAAGACAGCTGAGAGCGAGGCGGACATCAACACAATCAGTCACAACACAATTACggaacttttcaaggacccccATCGAGACAGATTCTTGCTTAACGTTTTGTAAAAAATGACGATTCAAACCGTATTCAAACATACTAAGTTCGCTGGTACACGTGATCGGAGAAACAGAGCGCACATGAAGAAACGTGCGTGATGGTAAACAAGAGGAAATGTGTCaataaaagagacacaaagaccaTTTATGTAGACAACACATTCAACAttataaaaaagtgtttgcGTGTTTCATTTTGGTTCTTTTAGTCGTAACTGAAGTCACACTCATCAGAACCAGACAGTGTGCTTTTGTCTTTAAGTCACTGCAGAAATCAGACTCCTGCAGAGAGCTGACAGTAATCTGGTCAGAGCAGTGTATGAGAGCGCACTGACTGTTTGTCAGACAGCTTACACAGAGGACATCAACGCTGCAGCCAAgattttgtttacattcagaGTTACTCACCAAAACTCGCTCAGGTCTCATTAATGAAGCATGAGCAGAACAAAGTAAAGTGTGTAAAGTGTTCGTAGTGTTCAGATCTTTTCATAGATAATATCGTGCTCtgttatggttaaaaaaacGTTAGATCTCATTAGAAGTGGGAAATAACTGGCATTTattggtggttttgtgtgtctcaCTCTTTATGTGGGATTTggtgaataattaaaaaacgtCAAAGAAAGCAATTCATAAAATCCCACTTaccatgtcttagcattttttagacttttgaTAGATTGAttgaagatatttttatttttttaagattttttttttggcatttttgcctttattagataggacagatcagcagtgtgaatgggggagagagaggggatgacatgcagcaaagggccgcgagCTGGACTCGAACCTGCGACCGCTGCTGCTCGACAGTGCCATTATACTTGGGGTGCCTGCTTAATCCATTAAGCCACCGGACGCCCCatcaaagacattttaacatcaaattaaggccttatttctagattaatgaattcaatgccttttaagatgTTTGAAGGGTCCCCGGGAACCTTGCATAAAACCTGATGCTCCACAGAAAGTGGTCAGAAACTCCACAGGTTACCTTTAAATAAGACCAGTAGGTGGTTCTAAAAGGAAAACATGTGGGTGTTTCCAAAATATCAATCCTTACCTGACATGGAGGCCAGCTCTGTGGGCATGTAGCCCTCTGTGCGGACCTGCTGCCAGGTGGCTGTGGCAAAATGAAACCGCCAAAGCTCCCTGAAAAGAGGGTAGTCTTCATTCTCCGACCCGCCAGCCTCCTCAAAGTCTGGATTGTAGCCTCCGAACACATACAGGTTGGTGCTGTCTGCAACACAGCGGTGTCCGCTGCGGGCGGGGGGTACACAGTGTCCTGTGGGAGGAACAGATTCAAAACAGGCAGAACGTGAGAACCCCTCATGTAGATGTGAAAGGAGATGCTGTCACCAGAGAACAtcttaaaatatcaaacaacaACATGTGCATCGTGTTGCAGGgctcctacagcttaaggcaagtcaggtttctttaaaaatgaaatttaagactaatgttaaatacaaaattgataaaaaaaataacttgaagATAAGGAGAATTTTCCCAAGTATTTATTctaacacaaaacatttttggtgctttaaatGCAATCAGGCGATTAATGTTACCAATaattgagattttacaatgcaatgatTTATACGATCCTACTCCCCACGTCATAGCAGTTATAAAATTTCAAAGATCGATTTCATACATTTAATACCAATCAAGACCTCATTTTTTGATCGATGAATCTAATGTGTTTTAAGCGGTTTTAAGGagccgtgggaaccctgtgttGTCCTCACCCAGTGTTTGGCTGTACGTGAAAGAGATGGCAACTGGTGGGTTTTACAGCGTGACAGTATTCATTTAACTCAGTCACTGTCAGTTTATCTGTCT
Protein-coding regions in this window:
- the LOC121949898 gene encoding kelch domain-containing protein 10-like, which gives rise to MSSAEHDGTFSQLNKFEKLSWRPSVRDSGSKKRARWLQARRIFSPSCPNLRIPNRFLREGHCVPPARSGHRCVADSTNLYVFGGYNPDFEEAGGSENEDYPLFRELWRFHFATATWQQVRTEGYMPTELASMSAVLHGNNLLVFGGTGIPFGENNGNDVHVCNVQYKRWNLLNCRGKKPNKIYGQAMVIINGYLYVFGGTTGYLYSTDLHRLDLTTREWTHLKPNNSPLDLPEERYRHELAHDGQRIYILGGGTSWTSYPLDKIHAYNLETNYWEEIVTKPHEKIGYPAARRCHSCVQVKDEVFICGGYNGEMILSDLWKINLQTFQWTKLPAAMPEPAYFHCAAVTPAGCMYVHGGVVNMSGNRRTGSLYKVWLVVPSLLELTWEKLLKTFPHFAQLSTLQLLSLGLTHTLIQRLK